The Streptomyces noursei ATCC 11455 sequence GGTCTGCTGGTCTTCGTCGTCTTCGTCTACTGGCTGATGCGCCAGGGCTGGAAGTGGCGCGGCACCCTCCAGGGCGATCTGCCCGAGCTGCCGTCCCGCCCGTCGCCCCCCACCGCCCTGGCCGGCGGCGGCGAGCCGCCGCTGCCTGAAACCGCCGACGCGGGCGAGGCCCGGCTGACCCTCAGCGGCCGCTACCACGGCTCGACCACCGCCGGGCAGTGGCTCGACCGGATCGTCGCCCGTGACCTGGGCACCCGCAGCAAGGCCGAACTGACCCTGACCGAACAGGGCCTGGACGTCGTGCGGCCCGGCGCCACCGACTTCTTCGTACCGGCCGCCGCCCTGCGCGGTGCCCGTCTCGACAAGGGGATCGCCGGCAAGGTCCTCCCCGAGGGCGGCCTGCTGGTCGTCACCTGGGAGCACGGCGGCAAGCAGATCGACTCCGGCTTCCGCTCCGACCGGGCCGGCGAACACCCCGCCTGGGTCGAGGCCATCAACCAGCTCAGCAGCACCGAGCACACCACCGAGCACACCGAAACGGAAGGCGCACGATGACGACCTCCACCAAGGGGACCGGCAAAATCCCCGCCGTACTCGTCCTGGAGGACGGCCGCACCTTCCGCGGCCGTGCCTACGGGGCCGTGGGGGAGACCTTCGGCGAGGCGGTGTTCTCCACCGGCATGACCGGCTACCAGGAGACGCTGACCGACCCCTCGTACCACCGCCAGGTCGTCGTCATGACCTCCCCGCACGTCGGCAACACCGGCGTGAACGACGAGGACCCCGAGTCCGCGCGGATCTGGGTCTCCGGCTACGTCGTCCGCGACCCCGCCCGGGTCCCGTCCAACTGGCGCTCCCGCCGCTCCCTCGACGAGGAGCTGCGCCACCAGGGCGTCGTCGGCATCTGCGGTATCGACACCCGCGCGCTCACCCGCCACCTGCGCGAGCGCGGCGCGATGCGGGTCGGCATCTTCTCCGGCAACGCGCTGCCCGACGAGGGCACGATGCTCGCCGAGGTGCGCCAGCAGCCCGAGATGCAGGGCGCCGACCTCTCCGCGCAGGTCGCCACCAAGGAGCCGTACGTCGTGCCGGCGATCGGTGAGAAGAAGTTCACCGTCGCCGCGGTCGACCTCGGCATCAAGGGCATGACCCCGCACCGGATGGCCGAGCGCGGCATCGAGGTGCACGTCCTGCCGGCCACCGCCACCGCCGAGGACGTCTACGCGGTCGACCCCGACGGCGTGTTCTTCTCCAACGGGCCGGGCGACCCGGCCACCG is a genomic window containing:
- a CDS encoding PH-like domain-containing protein — protein: MTPSLIHLAAAPHSAPVTDWAGRIAWVVGLLVFVVFVYWLMRQGWKWRGTLQGDLPELPSRPSPPTALAGGGEPPLPETADAGEARLTLSGRYHGSTTAGQWLDRIVARDLGTRSKAELTLTEQGLDVVRPGATDFFVPAAALRGARLDKGIAGKVLPEGGLLVVTWEHGGKQIDSGFRSDRAGEHPAWVEAINQLSSTEHTTEHTETEGAR
- the carA gene encoding glutamine-hydrolyzing carbamoyl-phosphate synthase small subunit, with translation MTTSTKGTGKIPAVLVLEDGRTFRGRAYGAVGETFGEAVFSTGMTGYQETLTDPSYHRQVVVMTSPHVGNTGVNDEDPESARIWVSGYVVRDPARVPSNWRSRRSLDEELRHQGVVGICGIDTRALTRHLRERGAMRVGIFSGNALPDEGTMLAEVRQQPEMQGADLSAQVATKEPYVVPAIGEKKFTVAAVDLGIKGMTPHRMAERGIEVHVLPATATAEDVYAVDPDGVFFSNGPGDPATADHPVAVMREVLSRKTPLFGICFGNQILGRALGFGTYKLKYGHRGINQPVQDRTTGKVEITAHNHGFAVDAPLDKVSDTPFGRAEVSHVCLNDNVVEGLQLLDQPAFSVQYHPEAAAGPHDAAYLFDRFVELMRDNNQHSVSLMEGQRA